A region from the Vicia villosa cultivar HV-30 ecotype Madison, WI linkage group LG3, Vvil1.0, whole genome shotgun sequence genome encodes:
- the LOC131658865 gene encoding uncharacterized protein LOC131658865, translating to MEIDWRNLDSLALSWIFDKLVEIIDHISFSRVCKNWYSIAKFNYQNPQIQNNVLPMLMIPTRNKSRTERSLYGISSKKDYNLKLPVRCNKRLCGSSHGWLAKVDYSSQATRITLLNPFKNGASITLPPLYFPNLFRRKDRYEYDVHKVILSTNPTFKPRDFVVVAIYTMRKHLAFLKAGQKNWTYVEDIHCVFNDVIFYKGLVYAVGQMSNIISVDFSYLKDGRIISKVVSSKGNDFADRTYLVKSLEDDLWLVRKIMGYPGDEDDEDNVEPSNGAERFEVYNLELDLQTGELIQMLKIDSLGDNVLFVGDSDSIAVSASYFSSYLQKDSIYYTADFYGDTQPYPNGPFDMKIYNVKEEKFSEHCPFHPWFRRMSPAVWIIPPFQ from the coding sequence ATGGAAATAGATTGGAGGAATTTAGATTCACTTGCTTTAAGTTGGATTTTTGATAAGTTAGTAGAAATTATTGATCACATCTCTTTCAGCCGCGTATGCAAAAATTGGTATTCTATTGCAAAGTTTAACTATCAAAATCCACAAATACAAAATAATGTGTTACCCATGCTTATGATTCCCACAAGAAATAAGAGCAGGACAGAAAGAAGTTTATACGGAATTTCATCAAAAAAAGATTACAACCTCAAACTACCTGTACGTTGTAACAAGAGGCTTTGTGGTTCAAGTCATGGTTGGTTAGCCAAGGTGGATTATAGTTCTCAAGCTACCCGTATAACACTCCTCAATCCTTTTAAAAATGGGGCATCTATCACTTTACCACCCCTTTACTTCCCAAATTTGTTTAGAAGAAAAGACCGTTATGAGTATGATGTGCATAAGGTTATTTTATCTACTAATCCTACATTTAAGCCACGCGATTTTGTAGTTGTAGCAATTTATACTATGCGGAAACATCTTGCTTTTCTAAAAGCTGGACAAAAGAATTGGACTTATGTTGAAGATATTCATTGTGTCTTCAATGATGTTATATTCTATAAAGGCCTAGTCTATGCCGTAGGACAAATGAGTAACATTATCTCTGTTGATTTTTCTTATTTAAAAGATGGAAGGATAATTTCCAAAGTTGTTTCTTCGAAGGGGAATGATTTTGCTGATCGAACTTATCTAGTAAAATCATTAGAAGATGACTTATGGCTTGTAAGAAAAATTATGGGGTATCCAGGTGacgaagatgatgaagataatgTCGAGCCTAGTAATGGTGCAGAAAGATTTGAAGTATATAATTTGGAATTGGATCTTCAAACAGGTGAACTTATTCAAATGTTAAAAATTGATAGTTTAGGAGATAATGTCTTATTCGTGGGTGATAGTGATTCTATTGCTGTGTCAGCTTCATATTTCTCTAGTTATCTTCAaaaggattcaatttattatacAGCCGATTTTTACGGAGACACACAACCTTATCCTAATGGACCATTTGATATGAAAATCTACAATGTAAAAGAGGAAAAGTTTAGTGAACACTGTCCTTTTCATCCTTGGTTTAGACGAATGTCACCTGCAGTATGGATTATTCCACCATTTCAATGA